From Clostridia bacterium, a single genomic window includes:
- the ftsZ gene encoding cell division protein FtsZ encodes MLDFDLEDSRYAVIKVVGVGGGGNNAVNRMIRAGLRGVEFISINTDAQALALSEAPVKIQIGSEATRGLGAGANPEVGARAAEESRDQIAEALKGADMVFITAGMGGGTGTGASPIIARLAKESGALTVGVVTKPFTFEGRRRMQQALAGIENLRNSVDTLITIPNDRLMQVVERKTSIMEAFRIADDVLRQGVQGISDLIAVPGLINLDFADVRTIMLDTGTALMGIGVARGENRAAEAAHTAISSPLLETSVEGAKGVLLNITGDPNLGLFEVNEAAEIIAQAADPEANIIFGAVIDENLQDEIRVTVIATGFDHPGTRSAKAKVEDLDIAPFAADDLEIPAFLRRKSR; translated from the coding sequence GTGCTGGATTTCGATCTCGAAGATAGCCGTTACGCGGTGATCAAGGTGGTCGGGGTGGGCGGCGGCGGCAACAACGCCGTCAACCGCATGATCCGCGCAGGCCTGCGCGGCGTCGAGTTCATCTCCATCAACACCGACGCCCAGGCGCTGGCGCTGAGCGAGGCGCCGGTCAAGATCCAGATCGGGTCGGAGGCGACGCGCGGTCTCGGCGCGGGCGCAAACCCCGAGGTCGGCGCGCGGGCCGCGGAGGAAAGCCGGGACCAGATCGCGGAGGCGCTCAAGGGCGCCGACATGGTCTTCATCACGGCCGGCATGGGCGGCGGCACCGGCACGGGCGCCTCGCCGATCATCGCCCGCCTCGCGAAGGAGTCCGGGGCGCTGACGGTCGGCGTCGTGACGAAGCCGTTCACGTTCGAGGGGCGGCGGCGCATGCAGCAGGCGCTGGCGGGCATCGAGAACCTGCGCAACAGCGTCGACACGCTGATCACGATCCCGAACGACCGCCTGATGCAGGTGGTGGAGCGGAAGACCTCGATCATGGAGGCCTTCCGCATCGCCGACGACGTGCTCCGCCAGGGCGTGCAGGGCATCAGCGACCTGATCGCGGTGCCGGGCCTCATCAACCTCGACTTCGCCGATGTCCGCACGATCATGCTGGACACGGGAACCGCGCTGATGGGCATCGGCGTGGCGCGCGGGGAGAACCGCGCCGCGGAAGCCGCGCACACCGCGATCTCCAGCCCGCTCCTGGAGACGTCGGTGGAAGGCGCCAAGGGCGTGCTGCTCAACATCACGGGCGACCCGAACCTCGGCCTGTTCGAGGTCAACGAGGCCGCGGAGATCATCGCCCAGGCCGCCGACCCCGAGGCGAACATCATCTTCGGCGCGGTGATCGACGAAAATCTGCAGGACGAGATCCGCGTGACGGTCATCGCCACCGGCTTCGATCACCCCGGGACGCGGAGCGCGAAGGCCAAGGTCGAGGATCTCGACATCGCCCCGTTCGCCGCGGACGACCTGGAAATCCCCGCCTTCCTGCGCCGAAAGAGCCGCTGA
- a CDS encoding cysteine synthase family protein — protein sequence MLRLRGFGLALGTECYAKLEMFNPGGSVKDRIGVYMLERAEEAGLLRPGATIIEPTAGNTGIALALAARGRGYRVIFVVPRKFSVEKQALMRALGAEIVHTPTEEGMLGAARKARELAEEIGHAYIPQQFENPWNPEAHYYTTGPEIWAQMRGRVDLFVAGAGTGGTFTGCARYLKEQNPRLKAVVVEPVGSVLRGGQPGPHRTEGIGVEAITPTLDMSLADDIETIPDDEAFAMVERLAREAGVLAGSSSGAALAAVVRQSHKWTGPRPLRVVTIFPDSSERYLSQGIYSFGEAVGD from the coding sequence ATGTTGCGGCTGCGCGGCTTCGGCCTGGCGCTGGGCACGGAGTGCTACGCGAAGCTGGAGATGTTCAATCCGGGCGGCAGCGTCAAGGATCGGATCGGGGTCTACATGCTGGAGCGCGCGGAAGAGGCGGGGCTCCTGCGGCCCGGCGCCACGATCATCGAGCCCACGGCCGGCAACACCGGGATCGCCCTGGCGCTGGCCGCCCGCGGGCGGGGCTATCGCGTGATCTTCGTCGTGCCGCGCAAGTTTTCGGTGGAGAAGCAGGCGCTCATGCGGGCACTCGGCGCCGAGATCGTCCACACGCCCACCGAGGAGGGCATGCTGGGCGCGGCCCGCAAAGCCCGGGAGCTGGCGGAAGAGATCGGCCACGCCTACATCCCTCAGCAGTTCGAAAACCCGTGGAATCCGGAAGCCCACTATTACACCACGGGGCCGGAGATCTGGGCGCAGATGCGTGGGCGGGTCGACCTGTTCGTGGCGGGCGCCGGCACCGGGGGGACCTTCACCGGCTGCGCGCGCTATCTGAAGGAGCAAAATCCGCGGCTGAAGGCCGTCGTCGTGGAGCCGGTCGGTTCGGTGCTGCGCGGCGGCCAGCCGGGTCCGCACCGCACCGAGGGCATCGGCGTCGAGGCGATCACCCCGACCCTGGACATGAGCCTGGCCGACGACATCGAGACGATTCCGGACGACGAAGCGTTCGCGATGGTGGAGCGCCTCGCGCGCGAGGCGGGGGTGCTGGCCGGCAGCTCCAGCGGGGCCGCCCTGGCGGCCGTCGTGCGGCAGTCCCACAAGTGGACGGGCCCGCGCCCGCTGCGCGTCGTGACGATCTTCCCCGACAGCAGCGAGCGGTACCTGAGCCAGGGGATCTATTCGTTCGGAGAGGCGGTGGGAGATTGA
- the sigE gene encoding RNA polymerase sporulation sigma factor SigE, with product MTATPTRVRLWIRIQVVRWLEALGLYRLPVHYVGGSEALPPPLSAEEEEYLLARLANGDAAVKSVLIERNLRLVVYIARRFDNTRIAIEDLVSIGTIGLIKAVNSFDPAKRIKLATYASKCIENEILMYLRRTNRTKTEVSFDQPLNVDWDGNELLLADIHGTEPDLVYRNVEEEADRMLLREALKKLSRRERNIVELRFGLKDGVERTQKQVADHLGISQSYISRLEKRIIRRLRKEMAHME from the coding sequence GTGACAGCGACGCCGACGCGCGTCCGTCTTTGGATTCGGATCCAGGTCGTCCGGTGGCTCGAGGCGCTCGGCCTGTACCGGCTGCCGGTCCATTACGTCGGGGGAAGCGAGGCGCTTCCGCCTCCGCTGTCGGCGGAGGAGGAAGAATATCTCTTGGCGCGGCTGGCCAACGGGGACGCGGCCGTCAAGAGCGTCCTCATCGAGCGCAACCTGCGCCTCGTCGTGTACATCGCGCGCCGGTTCGACAACACGCGCATCGCCATCGAGGACCTGGTGTCGATCGGCACGATCGGACTCATCAAGGCGGTGAACAGCTTCGATCCCGCGAAGCGCATCAAGCTGGCCACGTACGCCTCGAAGTGCATCGAGAACGAGATCCTGATGTACCTGCGGAGGACGAACCGCACCAAGACGGAGGTGTCGTTCGACCAGCCGCTCAACGTCGACTGGGACGGCAACGAGCTCCTCCTCGCGGACATCCACGGGACGGAGCCCGACCTGGTGTATCGTAACGTCGAGGAGGAGGCCGACCGCATGCTGTTGCGGGAGGCGCTCAAGAAGCTCTCGCGGCGGGAGCGGAACATCGTGGAGCTGCGCTTCGGCCTGAAGGACGGGGTCGAGCGCACGCAGAAGCAGGTGGCGGACCACCTCGGCATTTCGCAGTCGTACATCTCGCGCTTGGAGAAGCGGATCATCCGCCGCCTGCGGAAGGAAATGGCCCACATGGAGTGA
- a CDS encoding sigma-E processing peptidase SpoIIGA: MIVYGDLVLLVNAVVDAALLLAAARLAGVRVRIWRVALAALLGAGYALGFYLEPSSAAYTFPGKFASSLAMVAVAFAPVRPVAFVRLVGWLWTSAALVAGMTLAFDMFGLGAVGAWQSGYWTSGQGPVPWWALAGSLGALALMASWLWSWRRATAVETVEVTVEVGQRATSCRGLVDSGNRLRDPFTAAPVVVASVSAMADLLPESWPRDPRRAVEDWSVLEEVASTTDLAGRLRLVPFEALGTRRGLLVALKADRVRLRAGRRRWVHDGILVGLSPDPLDPGGAFAALVPTELVAAEPMEGSGIM, encoded by the coding sequence ATGATCGTATACGGCGATCTCGTCCTCTTGGTCAACGCGGTCGTGGACGCGGCGCTGCTCCTGGCCGCGGCCCGCCTCGCCGGCGTGCGCGTCCGGATTTGGCGTGTGGCCCTGGCCGCGCTCCTCGGCGCCGGCTACGCCCTGGGGTTCTACCTCGAACCATCCTCCGCGGCGTACACCTTCCCCGGCAAGTTCGCGTCGTCGCTGGCGATGGTCGCCGTCGCCTTCGCCCCGGTCCGCCCGGTCGCGTTCGTTCGACTCGTCGGCTGGCTGTGGACCTCGGCCGCGCTGGTGGCCGGCATGACGCTCGCCTTCGACATGTTCGGCCTGGGCGCGGTCGGGGCGTGGCAGAGCGGCTACTGGACCTCGGGGCAGGGGCCGGTGCCGTGGTGGGCGCTGGCGGGGTCGCTGGGCGCCCTGGCGCTGATGGCCAGCTGGCTGTGGAGCTGGCGGCGGGCCACGGCGGTCGAGACCGTGGAGGTCACCGTGGAGGTCGGGCAGCGGGCGACGTCGTGCCGCGGTCTCGTCGACAGCGGCAACCGGTTGCGGGATCCCTTCACGGCGGCTCCGGTGGTCGTCGCCAGCGTCTCCGCCATGGCGGACCTGTTGCCGGAGTCCTGGCCGCGCGACCCGCGCCGGGCCGTCGAGGACTGGTCAGTTCTGGAAGAGGTCGCCTCCACGACGGACCTGGCCGGCCGCCTGCGGCTTGTGCCGTTCGAGGCGCTCGGCACGCGGCGCGGGCTGCTCGTCGCGCTCAAGGCCGACCGCGTGCGTTTGCGTGCCGGCCGGCGCCGCTGGGTGCACGACGGGATCCTCGTCGGCCTCTCCCCGGATCCGCTGGACCCCGGCGGGGCGTTCGCCGCCCTGGTGCCCACGGAACTCGTCGCGGCCGAACCCATGGAAGGGAGCGGAATCATGTGA